In bacterium, a single genomic region encodes these proteins:
- a CDS encoding MFS transporter yields the protein MIARLRQASPQLLLYFLGVAFAGVASTCFNASYNNFLDDVFHIGADARGVLEFPRELPGFLVALMTGALAFLPETRVAAVSMLVTFAGMIGLGGVDLNPTARHAWEWMIFYTLLWAAGSHLVMPVQSSIGMSLAPPSRHGRRLGQVSAVGAAASILGSVFVWAVSANRTGPPYWLIFGAGGVVALASGFTFLSMRGIGRQTARPRLVHNRRYGLYYVLSLLFGARKQLFITFGPWVLIKVFGQKVPTFAKLGIVNAVLTMFTNPAIGTLIDKWGERRTLVLEGLLLVLVCAGYGVAHLVGPWGLYLAFACFVLDQVMFGFGNARTTYLAKIAERPEDVTASLSLGISLDHAVSMSLPTLGGLVWVRYGHMWVFVGGAVLSLVYALCATFVRVPSKAAAASSAGETRADEPAAPAS from the coding sequence ATGATTGCGCGCCTACGTCAGGCCAGCCCCCAACTGCTGCTCTACTTCCTCGGTGTTGCCTTCGCCGGCGTCGCCTCGACCTGCTTCAACGCCTCGTACAACAACTTCCTCGATGATGTCTTCCACATCGGGGCTGATGCGCGCGGCGTGCTGGAGTTCCCGAGAGAACTCCCCGGTTTCCTGGTGGCGCTGATGACCGGCGCCCTGGCCTTCCTGCCCGAGACCCGGGTGGCCGCGGTCTCGATGCTGGTCACCTTCGCCGGGATGATCGGCCTGGGCGGGGTGGACCTCAACCCGACCGCGCGTCATGCCTGGGAGTGGATGATCTTCTATACGCTCCTGTGGGCGGCGGGTAGCCACCTGGTCATGCCGGTGCAGTCGTCCATCGGCATGAGCCTGGCGCCTCCGTCACGGCATGGGCGGCGGCTGGGGCAGGTGTCCGCCGTCGGGGCGGCAGCGAGCATCCTGGGCTCGGTGTTTGTCTGGGCTGTCAGCGCCAACCGCACGGGCCCGCCGTACTGGCTGATCTTCGGTGCCGGCGGCGTTGTGGCCCTCGCCTCTGGCTTCACGTTCCTGAGCATGCGCGGCATCGGCCGACAGACCGCCCGGCCCCGCCTCGTCCACAACCGGCGCTACGGGCTGTACTACGTGCTGAGCCTGCTGTTTGGAGCCCGCAAGCAGCTCTTCATCACATTCGGCCCGTGGGTGCTCATCAAGGTGTTCGGGCAGAAGGTGCCGACCTTCGCCAAGCTGGGCATCGTCAATGCTGTGCTGACAATGTTCACCAATCCGGCCATTGGCACGCTGATAGACAAGTGGGGCGAGCGCCGGACGCTGGTGCTTGAAGGCCTACTGCTTGTACTGGTGTGCGCGGGTTACGGTGTGGCTCACCTGGTGGGGCCATGGGGCCTGTACCTGGCCTTCGCCTGCTTCGTCCTGGATCAGGTGATGTTCGGGTTCGGCAACGCCCGGACGACGTACCTGGCCAAGATCGCCGAGAGGCCCGAGGACGTGACCGCGAGCCTTAGCCTGGGCATCAGTCTAGATCACGCGGTCTCGATGTCGCTGCCGACGCTCGGCGGGCTGGTGTGGGTCAGATACGGGCACATGTGGGTGTTTGTGGGCGGAGCGGTGCTGTCGCTGGTCTACGCCCTGTGCGCAACGTTCGTCCGCGTGCCGAGCAAGGCGGCCGCTGCGAGCAGCGCGGGTGAGACGCGGGCGGATGAACCGGCGGCGCCAGCATCTTGA
- a CDS encoding 2-isopropylmalate synthase — MSRKITIFDTTLRDGEQSPGASMNLNEKVAIAHQLALLNVDVIEAGFPYSSPMDFKAVETIANEVQGPTICGLCRTKEEDIEAAYNAIKAAPKHRVHMFVGTSPLHLEKKLKKTAAEVLDMAVRSVRFARERCDDVEFSAEDAMRTDLVYLKDVVTAVIEAGATTVNIPDTVGYSVPWVTEDTIRYLFENVPNISDAVISVHEHNDLGLAVANSLAAVRVGAGQVECTINGIGERAGNCSLEEVVMAIKTRSDVIDAHTDIRTQHIVKTSRLVSNYSSFVVQPNKAIVGANAFRHEAGIHQHGVLMDRQTYEIMEPKDVGWSDSVLTLGPRSGKHGVRHRLEDLGYQISDEDMETIYKRFIEIADRKKQVYDEDLEMIMREVNAQVPQVWVLTSLQTTSGGHTTPTAVVTLSKGEHVAQDVALGNGPVEAAYKAIDRITGVSLTLQDYVVRSITRGGDAVGEATVHVRTEEGEEAVGRAADTDVVQASAAAYLNAINRLLVREQSEARRQVRDGV, encoded by the coding sequence ATGTCACGCAAGATCACCATATTCGACACGACGCTGCGCGATGGCGAGCAGTCGCCGGGCGCCAGCATGAACCTGAACGAGAAGGTGGCAATTGCCCACCAACTCGCCCTGCTGAACGTAGACGTCATCGAGGCGGGCTTCCCGTACTCCTCGCCGATGGACTTCAAGGCCGTTGAGACCATTGCCAACGAGGTCCAGGGCCCGACCATCTGCGGACTGTGCCGCACCAAGGAAGAGGACATTGAGGCGGCCTACAACGCCATCAAGGCCGCGCCGAAGCACCGCGTCCACATGTTCGTGGGCACCTCGCCGCTGCACCTGGAGAAGAAGCTGAAGAAGACCGCGGCGGAAGTGCTGGACATGGCCGTCCGCAGCGTCCGGTTCGCCAGGGAGCGCTGTGATGACGTGGAGTTCTCGGCCGAGGACGCGATGCGCACCGACCTGGTGTACCTGAAGGACGTCGTGACCGCGGTCATCGAGGCAGGCGCCACGACCGTCAACATCCCGGACACCGTCGGCTACAGCGTCCCGTGGGTGACGGAGGACACGATCCGCTACCTGTTCGAGAACGTGCCCAACATCAGTGACGCGGTCATCAGCGTCCACGAGCACAACGATCTGGGGCTGGCGGTGGCGAACTCACTGGCTGCCGTGCGGGTTGGCGCGGGGCAGGTCGAGTGCACCATCAATGGCATTGGCGAGCGCGCAGGCAACTGTTCGCTCGAAGAAGTCGTGATGGCGATCAAGACACGTTCCGACGTGATTGACGCCCACACCGACATCCGCACCCAGCACATCGTGAAGACCTCGCGGCTGGTGTCCAACTACAGCAGCTTCGTGGTGCAGCCGAACAAGGCAATCGTCGGCGCGAACGCCTTCCGCCACGAAGCCGGCATCCACCAGCACGGCGTGCTGATGGACCGGCAGACCTACGAGATCATGGAGCCCAAGGACGTGGGCTGGAGCGACAGCGTCCTGACCCTGGGCCCCCGGTCGGGCAAGCACGGCGTCCGACACCGCCTGGAGGACCTGGGCTACCAGATCTCCGACGAGGACATGGAGACGATCTACAAGCGCTTCATCGAGATCGCCGACCGCAAGAAGCAGGTCTACGATGAGGACCTGGAGATGATCATGCGCGAGGTCAACGCGCAGGTGCCACAGGTGTGGGTATTGACCAGCCTGCAGACCACGTCGGGCGGCCACACCACGCCTACGGCAGTGGTCACCCTCAGCAAGGGCGAGCATGTGGCGCAGGATGTGGCGCTGGGCAATGGCCCCGTGGAGGCCGCCTACAAGGCCATAGACCGCATCACCGGCGTCTCGCTGACCCTCCAGGACTACGTGGTGCGGAGCATCACGCGCGGCGGCGACGCCGTCGGCGAGGCGACCGTGCACGTGCGCACCGAGGAGGGCGAGGAAGCCGTGGGGCGCGCGGCAGACACGGACGTGGTACAGGCCAGCGCCGCCGCGTACCTCAACGCCATCAACCGCCTACTCGTCCGCGAGCAGTCCGAGGCCCGTCGCCAGGTGCGCGACGGCGTGTAG
- a CDS encoding 2,3-bisphosphoglycerate-independent phosphoglycerate mutase — protein MSDAASKPKIIIFLGDGLGDRQVPALGGRTPLEALDTPHLDHLAAEGLCGMLDPVSPGRRVGSDTAHMAILGYDPFKYYKGRGPFEAKGVGLDVLPGDVAFRCNFATVDGRKLVDRRAGRIKDGTDQLAAAVNEKAGLIDGVQCIFKESVEHRAALVLRGAGLDHRVSEVDPHHEGVEYPDCAPLPEAANDPAAQKTARIVNEWVRLAHEALAAHPINAARAAEGLPPANAALPRGVGTAVELQPFAERYGLSGAMIVEVDLVRGLGQYLAMDVVDVPGATGGKDTDEMAIAAAVVAALDDHDFVLANIKAPDLGGHDGDVGQKMAGIAKVENAIGYLLERLDFTQTVIMVTGDHCTPVTFGDHTGDAIPAVFYGCGVRPDEVRSFGERPCMRGGLGHFTGEDIMTLLTNFTGTQEKFGA, from the coding sequence ATGTCAGACGCCGCCTCCAAGCCCAAGATCATCATCTTCCTGGGCGATGGCCTGGGCGACCGGCAGGTGCCTGCCCTGGGCGGCCGCACGCCCCTGGAAGCGCTCGACACTCCGCACCTGGATCACCTCGCCGCTGAGGGGCTGTGCGGGATGCTCGACCCCGTCTCGCCGGGCCGCCGGGTTGGCTCAGACACCGCTCACATGGCGATCCTGGGTTACGACCCGTTCAAGTACTACAAGGGACGTGGGCCCTTTGAGGCCAAGGGCGTCGGCCTGGACGTGCTTCCCGGCGACGTGGCGTTCCGCTGCAACTTCGCGACCGTGGACGGGCGCAAGCTGGTGGACCGGCGTGCCGGTCGCATCAAGGACGGCACCGACCAGCTCGCGGCGGCCGTCAACGAGAAGGCCGGCCTCATTGACGGCGTGCAGTGCATCTTCAAGGAGTCGGTCGAGCACCGCGCGGCCCTGGTACTGCGCGGCGCCGGCCTGGACCATCGCGTGAGCGAAGTGGACCCCCACCACGAGGGCGTTGAGTACCCCGACTGCGCGCCGCTGCCCGAAGCAGCCAACGATCCGGCCGCGCAGAAGACGGCGCGGATCGTCAACGAGTGGGTGCGGCTGGCGCATGAGGCACTGGCAGCCCACCCAATCAACGCCGCGCGCGCGGCCGAGGGTCTGCCGCCGGCCAACGCCGCCTTGCCCCGGGGCGTAGGCACCGCCGTGGAGCTGCAGCCCTTTGCCGAACGGTACGGTCTCAGTGGCGCGATGATCGTGGAAGTGGATCTGGTCCGCGGTCTCGGGCAGTACCTGGCAATGGACGTAGTGGACGTGCCCGGCGCGACCGGTGGCAAGGACACCGACGAGATGGCCATCGCTGCCGCCGTCGTCGCGGCGCTGGACGATCACGACTTCGTGCTGGCGAACATCAAGGCTCCGGACCTGGGCGGCCACGACGGTGATGTCGGGCAGAAGATGGCGGGCATCGCGAAGGTCGAGAACGCCATCGGCTATCTGCTGGAGCGCCTGGACTTCACGCAGACTGTCATCATGGTGACCGGCGACCACTGCACGCCCGTCACGTTCGGCGACCATACCGGAGACGCCATCCCAGCCGTGTTCTATGGCTGCGGCGTGCGCCCCGACGAGGTGCGGTCGTTCGGCGAGCGCCCGTGCATGCGCGGCGGACTGGGGCACTTCACGGGCGAAGACATCATGACGCTGCTTACGAACTTCACCGGCACGCAGGAGAAGTTCGGGGCCTGA